The Acidobacteriota bacterium genome segment GCCGTCACCGGCCCACCCGTCTCGAAGGTCCGGGTGGAGAAGGTTTCCGGGGATTTCGACCGTGTCATCCGGCTTCCGGGGGACCCCCTGGGGCTGGCGGCCTCGCACGGGGACCTGGTGATGGGGAACCGCGCCGCCCCCGCGGGTTTCCTCCGGGTCCGGCCCGCCGGTGCCGACCGGGTGGTCGTGGAGAAGGTGCCGGTGACGGAGCCCGTCAACCGCCAGCAGATCGGCCTCCGGGCCGTCTCCGCCGGGGCGGCGGGTTGGATCGGGGTGGCGGACGCGGCCTGGTTCCAGGGTGAAGGTCTCGTGTTCACCCTCCACGACCCGGCGACGCTCCAGTTGAAGGACCACCGGGAAGCCCCCCCGCGCCTGGGCGCCCTGGTGCACGACGGGGAGGGTTTCTGGGCGGCGACCCGGCTCGACACGGAGAACGCTCCCGGCGAAGCCTGGCTCTACCGCCTGGACGGGGCGCTCCGGGTGCGGGACCGTTTCCCTTCGCCGGGCAAGGGTTGCCAAGGATTGGCCTGGGACGGTCGCCGGCTCTGGTTCGCCGACGTCTTCAGCGACACCCTCTTCCTTCTCGAGGTGAGCGGTGAGGCCCCCGGCGTGGTCGGCCGGTGGACGCTGCCCTTTGATTACGTCAGCGGCCTGGCCTGGGACGGGGCCTTCCTCTGGGTCTCCGAGTACGGGGACAAGACCCTCCGCCGGATGTCTCCCGCGCGCTACGCCGAGCTGTACGGGCCCTGAAGTTCCCACGCGCCGTCCCGGCGCGGGCGTGAGGGATTCGGGAATGGCATAGTACGCCGATGTCGTCTCGGGGCTTGGCCTTCGAATGGGGCCCACGGGGAGGCACCCCGTGGTTTGGATGGTTCCCGGCACCATTCGGTCCCGACCCCTTCCGCCACTCCCTGGCTGAAGGCCTCCACTGATTGAACTTTCCGCGAGCCGGGGCATCTTACCGGTAGCGTCGGTGATCCCGCCGCGAACCACTGTCTTCGGAGGGTTGCGTGGGCCTCGTCTCACGGTTGTCGTCCCCGGTCGTCGTTTGGCTCTTCCTGCCGGTCTTCCCCTTTGCGCTCGCCGGGAACAGGCCGCCGGCCATCGACCCGGGCCGCCTCGTGGCGGACGCCCGGGCCCAGGTGGGGGTGACCACGGGGTACGACCCCGCCTACCGCGTTCTGGCCTACCCCGGCGGCGACGTGCCACGGGAGACGGGGGTCTGCACCGACGTCCTGGTCCGGGCTTTCCGGGGGCAACGGCTGGACCTGCAGCAGGCGGTCCACGAGGACATGCGGGCCCACTTTCGCGAGTACCCGGACCGCTGGGGCCTCTCCGCGCCCGATCCGAACATCGACCACCGGCGGGTCCCCAACCTGCAGACCTGGTTCCGCCGGCAGGGCTGGGCGGTGGCCGTGACCCGCAACCCCGCGGACTACCGACCGGGGGACCTGGTGACCTGGGACCTGGGGCGGGGGGTCCCCCACATCGGCATCGTCTCCGACCGCCGGACGCCCGGCGGGGTCCCCCTGGTGCTCCACAACATCGGGGAGGGTGCGAAGGAGGAGGACATCCTGTTCGCCTACACGGTGACCGGTCACTTCCGTGTGAGGCGATGAGGGGGGGGCTGGAGTCAATGGTCCCCTTTCTGGTTTGGGGTGTAATAAGCTCTTTAAGCGCTTTAGCGGCCGCGTTACCAACATGTTGTCGTTTCCGGTTGCCTGCCGAGGCCACTTTTCCGGGCGAAGTCCCGGAGAAAGCCCAGGTCCTTTGGTTCCTTCACGCCCCTGTGTTTGCCGGAAGACGAGGGAGTTGCGCCAGGGCCGCGCCGCTCCGGCGGACTGCGCGGCGCGATCAAAGCGGCGCTCTGGCAACCTCCGCGCGCAGAAAAACCAGAGAAGGGAAAACAGGAACGCTGCGTGTGGAGTTGCACGGCGGCATCCCCGGGTGCGGCCTTCCGGTCCGGGGAGCAGCGGCCGGGAACAACCCGCCTTCCCCGCACCCTTTCAGGGTGCTTCTGCATCCCCCGCTGCCGCGTTCCGGGAGCGGCGACGCGGGCGCCCCGAACGAGCGGCCCGTTGCACGTTTGCGGCCGGCGCCCGCGTCTTGCCCCCGGCTGGGACGCCCCCTCCCCTTCGGGGAGGGCAGGTCCCTCGAAGCGCCAATTCCGGTTGGGTTCCGCGAACGTCCGACTCCGGTTGGACACCGCGAGCGTCCGACCCCGGTTGGATTCTGCGAACGTCCGACCCATCTGGGTTCTGCGAACGTCAGACCCCGGTTGGGCGCCGCGAACGTCCGATCTGGTTCGATTGATGATCCTCCTCCCCTTTTCCCCGAAGGGGAGAGGGGTTTCAGCCCGGGGCAAGCCGCGGACGCCGGGGAACCCAAGCCGGGGTGCGAGAAGGTGACGGGCGTCCGCGGCGCCGCCCCGGGGACAAGACGTGGCAGCGCAGGGGCAAACCCGCCCCGAAGGCGGCGGGAGGCATGCGTCGCTTCCGAACCTGCGCGTTTAAGCAAGGATCGTGCCTGCGCGGCATCTTCGGTCGCGACGGTGGCGGCGGCTCCGACGGCGACCGCGAGACCGATTGCGATTGCGATTGCGATACCGATTGCGATACCGATACCGATACCGACCCCGATGGGAACCCCTCCGGACCTACAGCCTACAGCCTACAGCCTACAGCCTACAGCCTACAGCCTACAGCCTTCTCCTTTCCCCTTAACATGTCACCCCTTCGGTGCTACCATGAAAGTGCAACCGCATGTCGGGGGAGGGGGGCATGAAGGACTACCTGAAAAGCGCCTGGGACGAGGAGAACCCCGAACATGTCTCGGTGGTGGACGAGCTGCCGCTGTGGTCGGCGCCGTTCGGCCTGCGGCTCCTGGATCGCGTCGCCTGGCGGAGGGGGATCCGGGCCCTGGACCTCGGCTGCGGGACGGGGTTCCCCCTGGTGGAACTGGCGGAGCGCCTGGGCCGCTCGAGCATGGTCTACGGCGTGGACCCCTGGGAACGGGCCCTCGAGCGTTGCGAGCAGAAGCTGGGCACGCACCGGATTCACAACGTAAGGGCGATGCCGGCCCGGGGTGAGGAACTGCCCTTCCCGGACGATTTTTTCGACCTGATCGTCTCCAACAACGGGATCAACAACGTGGCCGACCTGGACCGGACCATCCTGGAGTGCGGCCGTGTGGCCCGGCCGGGCGCCCAGGCCCTCTTCTCCATGAACACCGACGAGACCTTCCGGGAGTTCTACGCCCTCTTCCGGGAGGCGCTGGAGGAGGCGGGGCGCAAGGACGCCGTCCCCCGGGTGAAGGAGCACATCCGCCTCAAGCGGCCGCTGGTGGCGGAGGTCTGGCGGCGAATCGAGGGGGCGGGGTTTCTCGTCACGGAGATCGTCGAGGACGGGTTCAAGATCCGCTTCGCCGACGGCGGGACGATGCTACGGCACCACTTCATCCGGTACTGGTTTGTCCCGGCGTGGTCGGCCATCCCCGGTTCGCGGGACGCCGACCGGGTCTTCACCCTGGTGGAGGCGAAGCTGGACGCCGTGGCGGAGCGGGACGGCTGCGTGGAGCTGAGCGTCCCCTTCGTGGTCTTCGACTGCCGCTACGCCGGGCGCTGACGCTTCAGGCGCCTCACCAGACGATGTGGGGATAGAATGCGGCGATGACCTTGTCCGCGGTAACGATGGGGAGATCGTGAAGGAGGGCCGTGGCCACGATGGTCCGGTCGGCGGGATCGTCATGGTCCCAGGCCAGCTCGAGGTTCCGGACCCAAACGTCTTCATCGGCGGGAATGAAGCGGACGTTTCCACATCATCGCGCAGGTGTCCAGCAACATGTTCACGTCAGCTCCCACTCATCACGCGTCGGTGTCGTAAGGTCTTCCAGGAAAACGACCTTGCCCTGGGCATCCGCAAAGAGTTCACGAATGTCCTTTTTTTTCGGGATGGCGACGATTTTCAGAACGGGCTGGTTGTGGTCGGTGACGATCAGTTCCCCGCCTTCTTCCTCGATCTCCCTGAATACTTGCAGCATCCGGGCCTTCAGCCTGCTTTTCGAGATGGTCTTCATCGGCGTTTCTCCCAAAAATGACCGCGGTCATGACCAGGGTCATCATACCCCTGATGCCCAGGGATGGTCAAGGGTCCTTACCGTGTTTATTGGGGGTTTCGGTATTCCCCCGGGTGTGTTCGCGCCAGTCTCCGGAGAGGATGGCGGCGTCCTCCCGGAACCGGTGGTCGGGGCCGACGTAGACGTCCGCGTCGTGCGCCTCGCCGTCGTCGGTGACCACCCGGCACGGGCGGCGGAAGAAGAGATCGCCCTCCCCCTCGAAGCGGTCGAGCCGCCACAGGGTTTCCCGGTAGACTTCCGGGCGGAGGAGGACCAGTTCGCCCCGGACGCTCCAGTCGTCTCCGGCGGGGAAGATCATGGGGAAGGGGCCGAGGGAGGTCATGCGGAAACCGGAAGACCGGCCGGGGACGATCCGTTCCGCCTTCCCCTCCAGCAGGCGGTGGTTCGCCTCGCCGCGCATGAGCGTCCCGTACACGAAGAGGGGTCGGGGGACCGTCCCGGGCATGACCGGCTCCGTCAGGGGAAGATCAGGGCCAGGTCGGTCTCCATGAGGAAGACCGCGTAGGGGACCCAGAGGGAGAGGGTGAAGTAGACCACCTGCCCGCCGCCGCGGTCCAGCGCGGGGTCGGAGTAGCCGCCGTAGGGGCCGTACCACCCCGCTTCGTACCAGTCCCGCGTGCCGGGGGTGAAGACGGGTCGGCCCGGCGTCCAGGGGCCCCAAGGCGACGCGGCGCGCCAGAAGCCGAGGCTACCGGTGGTGTAGTCGAAAAGGGAGAGCAGCCAACCGCCGAGATAGGCATTGCGCCGCAGGCAGAGTTCTCCGGCCTTGACGCCGTCCAGCACGGGGACGGCGGCGGCGACGCCCTCGCCCCACTGGGGGACGCCGCCCGCAACCCCCCGGAACCAGGCGTAGCGGTCCGGCGACCCGAGGTCGGCCGGGTCGCACCAGGCCAGGTAGACCGGCGACCGGCGGTAGGCGCCGCTTGCGGCCAGGTAGACGACCTCTTGGCCGGGGTCGTCGGGGTGAGGCCCCCGAGCGGGGGAGACGTTGACCAGGCGGTTCGATTCGGGTCCGGTCCAGACCGTCTGAAACGAGGAGCCGACGTCGACGGAGCAGGCCAGGACCGCCCGGGCCCGCACCGGCTCGTCCCAGTCGAGGACGTCCATCAGGAAAACGTACAGGTTCCCGTCCACGGAGAGGGCCCCGGCGGGGACGGTGGAGTCGGGGTCGATGCGGGGGAAGAAGGGAAGGGGGTATCCGCCGGGGTCGGTGCGCCAGGAAAAGGGGAGGCCGTCGACCGCGAGGGTGTCCGGTGTCCGGGCGGCGGTGTTGGGCGCGAAGACGCCGTCGCCTATCACGTCGCCCACCAGCATCCACAGTTCCCCGCCGTGGGGGACCAGGACCCCCAGGTCACTGCCCCAGGGGACCCCGCCGACGGTCTCGGTGAGGCCCGGGCCCAGGAGGCGCTGCACCCGGCGGCAGGGGTCGTGGTCCGGGCGGAAAAGCCGGACGGCGTCGGCCGCCGTGACGCGCCCGTCGCCGTCCGTGTCGTGGTTCAGCAGCGGCGGCCGGTCGACGTTGGCGGCGAGGAACTGGCCGAGGTCGTAGAGGGTG includes the following:
- a CDS encoding zinc ribbon domain-containing protein; translation: MQPCPACGKALEDGTRECPFCGVLTDRWKARAGGGPGSSTPTPGHPGPMPARRSPLATWAAPLALLLVVALAVLVYVLSRRPPEGASKPPASTAGAPAVTGPPVSKVRVEKVSGDFDRVIRLPGDPLGLAASHGDLVMGNRAAPAGFLRVRPAGADRVVVEKVPVTEPVNRQQIGLRAVSAGAAGWIGVADAAWFQGEGLVFTLHDPATLQLKDHREAPPRLGALVHDGEGFWAATRLDTENAPGEAWLYRLDGALRVRDRFPSPGKGCQGLAWDGRRLWFADVFSDTLFLLEVSGEAPGVVGRWTLPFDYVSGLAWDGAFLWVSEYGDKTLRRMSPARYAELYGP
- a CDS encoding DUF1287 domain-containing protein; the encoded protein is MPVFPFALAGNRPPAIDPGRLVADARAQVGVTTGYDPAYRVLAYPGGDVPRETGVCTDVLVRAFRGQRLDLQQAVHEDMRAHFREYPDRWGLSAPDPNIDHRRVPNLQTWFRRQGWAVAVTRNPADYRPGDLVTWDLGRGVPHIGIVSDRRTPGGVPLVLHNIGEGAKEEDILFAYTVTGHFRVRR
- a CDS encoding class I SAM-dependent methyltransferase, with product MKDYLKSAWDEENPEHVSVVDELPLWSAPFGLRLLDRVAWRRGIRALDLGCGTGFPLVELAERLGRSSMVYGVDPWERALERCEQKLGTHRIHNVRAMPARGEELPFPDDFFDLIVSNNGINNVADLDRTILECGRVARPGAQALFSMNTDETFREFYALFREALEEAGRKDAVPRVKEHIRLKRPLVAEVWRRIEGAGFLVTEIVEDGFKIRFADGGTMLRHHFIRYWFVPAWSAIPGSRDADRVFTLVEAKLDAVAERDGCVELSVPFVVFDCRYAGR
- a CDS encoding prevent-host-death protein — encoded protein: MKTISKSRLKARMLQVFREIEEEGGELIVTDHNQPVLKIVAIPKKKDIRELFADAQGKVVFLEDLTTPTRDEWELT
- a CDS encoding gamma-glutamylcyclotransferase; this translates as MPGTVPRPLFVYGTLMRGEANHRLLEGKAERIVPGRSSGFRMTSLGPFPMIFPAGDDWSVRGELVLLRPEVYRETLWRLDRFEGEGDLFFRRPCRVVTDDGEAHDADVYVGPDHRFREDAAILSGDWREHTRGNTETPNKHGKDP
- a CDS encoding DUF4185 domain-containing protein; the protein is MGAGCRKSSGRVRAFAALILLAFGSGDPIAAADEPGAAKGVRPARRLESGTSNPTLYDLGQFLAANVDRPPLLNHDTDGDGRVTAADAVRLFRPDHDPCRRVQRLLGPGLTETVGGVPWGSDLGVLVPHGGELWMLVGDVIGDGVFAPNTAARTPDTLAVDGLPFSWRTDPGGYPLPFFPRIDPDSTVPAGALSVDGNLYVFLMDVLDWDEPVRARAVLACSVDVGSSFQTVWTGPESNRLVNVSPARGPHPDDPGQEVVYLAASGAYRRSPVYLAWCDPADLGSPDRYAWFRGVAGGVPQWGEGVAAAVPVLDGVKAGELCLRRNAYLGGWLLSLFDYTTGSLGFWRAASPWGPWTPGRPVFTPGTRDWYEAGWYGPYGGYSDPALDRGGGQVVYFTLSLWVPYAVFLMETDLALIFP